In one Oreochromis aureus strain Israel breed Guangdong linkage group 2, ZZ_aureus, whole genome shotgun sequence genomic region, the following are encoded:
- the fbxl3l gene encoding F-box/LRR-repeat protein 3: protein MKRGRTGLKSQCQIFPSLGEWAKRPKWMTPAQDWGNLPHHVVLQIFQHLSLVDRARASSVCRCWNDVFHTPDLWRRFEFELNQPATSYLRSTHPDLIQQIIKKHAQHLQYVSFKVDSCTESAEAACDILSQLVNCTIKTLGLISTARPSFMDVSQAHFVSALTVVFVNSKSLSSIRIDDTPVDDPSLKVLVANNSDTLKLLKMSSCPHVSPAGILCVADQCHGLRELALNYHLLSDELLLALSSEKHVHLEHLRIDVVSENPGQTHFHTIKRSSWEALIRHSPKVNIVMYFFLYEEEFEPFFCEETPVTHLYFGRAVSKMMLGRIGLNCPRLVELVVCANGIEPLDEELIRIAERCKSLTAIGLGECEVTCSGFVEFVKMCGGRLTQLSIMEEVLIPDSSYNMEQIHSEVSKHLGRMWFPDMMPTW from the exons ATGAAGCGAGGAAGGACAGGTCTGAAATCACAGTGTCAGATTTTCCCCTCCCTCGGAGAGTGGGCTAAGAGACCGAAGTGGATGACTCCAGCACAGGACTGGGGGAACCTGCCCCATCACGTCGTCCTGCAGATCTTCCAGCATCTGTCCCTGGTCGACCGGGCCAGGGCATCATCTGTGTGCCGGTGCTGGAATGACGTCTTTCACACCCCTGACCTGTGGAGGAGGTTTGAGTTTGAGCTCAATCAGCCAGCCACGTCTTACTTACGCTCCACTCACCCTGACCTCATTCAGCAGATCATCAAGAAGCATGCCCAACACCTGCAGTATGTTAGCTTCAAA GTGGACAGCTGCACCGAATCTGCAGAGGCAGCTTGTGACATTCTCTCTCAGCTGGTGAACTGCACCATCAAGACCCTGGGGCTGATTTCTACAGCACGGCCCAGCTTCATGGATGTATCTCAA GCCCATTTTGTGTCTGCCCTGACGGTGGTGTTCGTAAACTCCAAGTCATTATCCTCCATCAGGATTGATGACACCCCAGTGGATGATCCGTCCCTGAAGGTGCTGGTTGCCAACAATAGTGATACCCTTAAGTTGCTGAAGATGAGCAGCTGTCCTCATGTCTCCCCAGCTG GTATCTTGTGTGTGGCAGACCAGTGCCATGGCCTCAGGGAGTTGGCGTTGAACTACCATCTCCTAAGTGATGAGCTTCTTCTTGCCCTGTCTTCTGAAAAACACGTTCACTTGGAACACCTGCGCATTGACGTGGTGAGTGAAAACCCTGGCCAGACACATTTTCACACCATCAAGAGGAGCAGCTGGGAGGCTTTGATCCGCCACTCGCCCAAGGTCAACATTGTCATGTATTTCTTCCTGTATGAGGAGGAGTTTGAGCCTTTTTTCTGCGAGGAGACCCCCGTCACCCACCTGTACTTTGGCCGAGCTGTTAGTAAAATGATGCTAGGGCGTATTGGACTTAACTGCCCTCGGCTGGTGGAGCTGGTTGTGTGCGCCAATGGCATTGAGCCCCTGGATGAGGAGCTAATCCGCATCGCAGAGCGCTGCAAGAGCTTGACAGCAATCGGGCTAGGCGAGTGCGAGGTGACCTGCAGTGGCTTTGTGGAGTTTGTCAAGATGTGCGGGGGCAGGCTGACTCAGCTGTCAATCATGGAGGAGGTGCTCATCCCAGACAGCAGCTACAACATGGAGCAGATCCACAGTGAGGTGTCGAAGCATCTCGGGCGCATGTGGTTTCCTGATATGATGCCCACCTGGTAG
- the atp7a gene encoding copper-transporting ATPase 1 has product MTQKRSLCSVSLGVEGMTCGSCVQSIEQRIGSLPGVMYIKVSLEGKNATVLFDPSHQSPESLSEAIEDMGFESSLPASSKATPVPTDTQVVSTSGMTPTAQQEALKKLSQIQGVLDVRENLPQTGLTVTFVPSLTSTQQLSEAVASVTPPEIPTPSSPLQKDPTSSPSQTTRGGAAILKLRIEGMTCHSCTTTIEGKIGKLKGIEKIKVVLESQEATLVYLPYLLTVQTIIDQIAVVGFKAFVKSKPRPLQLSPSEIERFVDSQKQTVSSPSETSEETEIFIDTTLVALRVKGMHCRSCVVNIQDNISVLPGVSSVEVSLENEKASICYDPQKVTVTQLQQAIEALPPGNFKTQPWDDSGPLSPVSTSSSSWSRGANQAKPAVLQPCFNQPLGSVVNIHIEGMTCNSCVQSIEGMISQKKGVVSAQVSLTDHQGIFEYDSLLTTPEELREAIEDMGFDAFLPETNSLLPSPHPLSSKSSGIAPVKGKEVDSDHHKETPQGQSGDTNSKCYIQIGGMTCASCVSNIERNLKNEPGIYSVLVALMASKAEVRYNPEVTDPMKIAECVKELGFTASVMENYEGSDGTVELVVRGMTCASCVHKIESNLMKEKGIIYASVALATNKAHIKFDSEVIGPRDIIKLIENLGFEASLVKRDRTASHLDHSKEIRQWRKSFLVSLVFCVPVMGMMTYMIIMDHQMTVSHHHNNTAEDRNHYHSTMFLERQLLPGLSIMNLLSFLFCVPVQFIGGRYFYIQAWKALKHKSANMDVLIVLATSIAFTYSCVVLIVAMAEKAKVNPITFFDTPPMLFVFISLGRWLEQIAKSKTSEALSKLMSLQATEATVVTLGSDNSVLSEEQVDVELVQRGDIVKVVPGGKFPVDGRVIEGHSMADESLITGEAMPVTKKPGSSVIAGSINQNGSLLVSATHVGMDTTLSQIVKLVEEAQTSKAPIQQYADKISGYFVPFIVGISVLTLIAWIIIGFLNFSLVEMYFPGYDKSISRTEAVVRFAFQASITVLCIACPCSLGLATPTAVMVGTGVGAQNGILIKGGEPLEMAHKVQSVVFDKTGTITYGAPKVVQVKIAVEGNKMPRSRLLAIVGTAENNSEHPLGAAITKYCKQELGTESLGTCVDFQAVPGCGIRCQVSNTENLLKQLDSDSEDNNQRNSVLVQISDSRTCTSSHPLIMDPQPQSLVQTATYVVLIGNREWMRRNCLQVKPEIDEAMIEHERRGRTAVLVAVDDLLCAMIAIADTVKPEAELAVHTLTNMGLEVVLMTGDNSKTARAIAAQVGIRKVFAEVLPSHKVAKVEQLQQAGKRVAMVGDGVNDSPALAMADVGIAIGTGTDVAIEAADVVLIRNDLLDVVGSIDLSKKTVKRIRINFVFALIYNLVGIPIAAGVFLPIGLVLQPWMGSAAMALSSVSVVLSSLLLKCYTKPTAEKLEARLGTSRRQGSLSDVSVHIGMGEMRRPSPKLSLLDRIVNYSRASINSLRSDKHSLNSFVLSEPDKHSLLVGEAASHEDDLC; this is encoded by the exons ATGACACAGAAACGCAGCCTGTGTTCAGTTTCTCTTGGAGTGGAGGGTATGACCTGCGGCTCTTGTGTCCAGTCCATAGAGCAGCGCATTGGGTCTCTTCCTGGAGTGATGTATATAAAG GTGTCTTTAGAGGGCAAGAATGCAACTGTCCTATTTGACCCCAGCCATCAGAGCCCAGAGTCTCTGTCAGAGGCCATTGAGGACATGGGCTTTGAATCAAGTCTGCCAGCTTCCAGCAAAGCCACACCAGTCCCTACTGATACCCAGGTGGTCTCCACCTCAGGCATGACACCCACAGCCCAACAGGAAGCATTGAAGAAACTATCACAAATTCAGGGAGTGCTGGATGTCAGAGAGAACCTGCCACAGACAGGCCTCACCGTCACCTTTGTTCCCTCCCTAACGTCCACGCAGCAGCTTAGTGAGGCAGTGGCCAGCGTAACGCCGCCGGAGATCCCCACACCGAGCAGCCCTTTGCAAAAAGACCCCACCTCCTCTCCATCTCAGACCACGCGAGGCGGAGCGGCCATCCTTAAGCTGCGCATTGAAGGAATGACCTGTCACTCCTGTACTACCACTATTGAAGGAAAGATTGGTAAACTGAAAGGGATTGAAAAGATCAAAG TTGTTTTAGAGTCTCAGGAAGCTACACTCGTCTACCTGCCTTACCTCCTCACTGTCCAAACCATCATTGATCAAATTGCTGTGGTTGGATTCAAGGCCTTTGTGAAGTCTAAGCCCCGCCCCCTGCAGCTGTCCCCCAGTGAAATAGAGCGCTTTGTTGATtctcaaaaacaaacagtttcgTCGCCATCTGAGACTTCAGAGGAGACTGAAATCTTCATAGACACCACACTCGTCGCGCTTAGGGTCAAAGGCATGCACTGCCGTTCCTGTGTGGTCAACATTCAGGACAATATCTCAGTGCTGCCTGGTGTGTCTTCTGTGGAGGTGTCTTTGGAGAACGAGAAGGCCTCCATCTGTTATGACCCCCAAAaggtcacagtgactcagctGCAGCAGGCAATTGAAGCACTGCCTCCAGGAAACTTTAAGACTCAACCGTGGGACGACTCGGGTCCCCTCAGTCCTGTgtccacatcatcatcatcatggtcTAGAGGAGCAAACCAGGCCAAACCTGCTGTCTTGCAGCCTTGTTTTAATCAGCCACTGGGATCTGTAGTGAATATCCACATTGAGGGAATGACATGCAACTCCTGTGTTCAGTCCATTGAAGGCATGATCTCCCAAAAGAAAGGAGTCGTGTCAGCCCAGGTGTCTCTGACTGATCACCAGGGGATCTTTGAGTACGACTCTCTGCTGACCACACCAGAGGAGTTGAGGGAGGCCATAGAGGACATGGGCTTCGATGCCTTTCTGCCTG AGACCAActctctgctgccttcaccacaTCCTCTTTCATCAAAGTCTTCAGGTATAGCACCTGTCAAAGGTAAGGAGGTGGACAGTGACCACCATAAAGAAACCCCCCAGGGACAGAGTGGAGACACAAACTCTAAATGCTACATCCAGATCGGCGGGATGACCTGTGCTTCCTGTGTGTCAAACATCGAGCGAAATCTCAAGAATGAAcctg GTATCTACTCTGTTCTGGTGGCGCTAATGGCGAGTAAAGCAGAGGTCCGTTATAACCCTGAAGTCACCGATCCTATGAAGATAGCCGAGTGCGTGAAGGAGCTGGGCTTTACCGCCTCTGTTATGGAGAACTATGAAGGTTCAGATGGAACTGTTGAATTAGTG GTCAGAGGAATGACGTGTGCTTCTTGTGTTCACAAAATTGAATCCAACCTCATGAAAGAAAAGGGGATTATCTATGCCTCTGTTGCCTTGGCAACCAACAAAGCACACATTAAATTTGACTCTGAAGTTATTGGACCACGAGACATCATCAAGCTGATTGAG aatCTAGGATTTGAAGCATCTTTGGTAAAGAGGGACCGCACTGCCAGCCACCTGGACCACAGCAAAGAGATACGACA GTGGAGGAAGTCTTTCCTTGTGAGCTTGGTTTTCTGTGTGCCTGTGATGGGCATGATGACCTACATGATTATTATGGACCACCAGATGACAGTTTCACATCATCACAACAATACGGCAGAGGACCGCAACCACTACCACTCCACCATGTTTCTGGAGAGACAGCTGCTCCCAGGCCTCTCCATCATGAACCTCCTCTCCTTCCTGTTTTGTGTGCCAGTACAG TTCATTGGAGGTCGCTACTTCTACATTCAAGCCTGGAAAGCCTTGAAACACAAGTCTGCTAACATGGATGTGCTAATTGTTCTGGCCACTTCCATAGCCTTCACCTACTCATGCGTCGTCCTAATTGTGGCCATGGCGGAGAAGGCAAAAGTCAATCCCATCACGTTCTTCGACACACCGCCTATGCTCTTTGTCTTCATCTCTCTGGGACGCTGGCTGGAACAGATAGCCAAG AGCAAGACTTCTGAGGCTTTGTCCAAACTGATGTCTTTACAAGCCACTGAGGCCACAGTTGTCACTCTCGGCAGTGATAATTCAGTTCTCAG TGAGGAGCAGGTGGATGTGGAGCTGGTTCAGAGGGGTGATATAGTCAAAGTCGTTCCTGGGGGAAAGTTTCCAGTTGATGGGAGGGTCATTGAAGGACATTCCATGGCTGATGAGTCCCTCATCACAG GTGAGGCCATGCCAGTGACAAAGAAGCCCGGGAGCTCGGTGATTGCAGGCTCCATTAACCAGAACGGCTCTCTGCTCGTCAGTGCTACACATGTTGGCATGGACACCACGCTGTCTCAGATTGTCAAACTAGTGGAGGAGGCTCAGACTTCAAAG GCTCCCATCCAGCAGTATGCAGATAAAATTAGTGGCTACTTTGTACCCTTCATTGTTGGCATATCTGTGCTTACCCTGATCGCCTGGATCATCATTGGCTTTTTGAACTTCTCTCTAGTGGAGATGTACTTTCCT GGTTACGACAAATCCATTTCCAGAACTGAGGCAGTGGTTCGCTTCGCCTTCCAGGCCTCCATAACCGTGTTATGCATCGCCTGTCCCTGTTCCCTTGGCTTGGCAACCCCGACAGCTGTCATGGTGGGCACAGGGGTCGGAGCCCAAAATGGCATCCTGATAAAGGGGGGAGAGCCACTTGAGATGGCGCATAAG GTTCAGTCTGTGGTGTTTGACAAGACCGGCACCATTACATACGGGGCCCCAAAGGTTGTTCAAGTAAAGATCGCGGTGGAGGGGAATAAGATGCCTCGCTCCCGCCTGCTGGCCATTGTAGGCACAGCTGAGAACAACAGTGAACACCCGCTGGGAGCCGCTATTACCAAATACTGCAAACAG GAGCTTGGCACAGAGTCTCTTGGCACGTGCGTGGACTTTCAGGCAGTGCCAGGCTGTGGCATCCGATGTCAGGTGAGCAACACGGAGAATCTGCTGAAGCAGTTGGACAGTGACAGCGAGGACAACAACCAGCGCAACAGTGTCCTAGTCCAGATCAGCGACAGCCGGACATGCACCAGCTCCCATCCACTCATCATGGACCCACAGCCGCAAA GCCTGGTTCAGACAGCCACCTATGTAGTCCTGATTGGGAACAGGGAGTGGATGAGGAGGAACTGCCTGCAAGTCAAACCTGAAATCGACGAAGCCATGATCGAGCACGAGCGCAGAGGACGCACTGCTGTTCTGGTGGCCGTAGACG ACCTGCTGTGTGCAATGATAGCCATAGCAGACACAGTGAAACCAGAGGCTGAGTTGGCGGTCCACACGCTGACCAACATGGGTCTGGAAGTTGTGCTGATGACTGGAGACAACAGCAAGACAGCTCGGGCTATTGCTGCTCAG GTCGGCATCAGGAAAGTGTTCGCTGAGGTGCTGCCCTCCCACAAGGTGGCCAAAGTGGAACAGCTGCAGCAGGCAGGAAAGAGGGTCGCCATGGTGGGTGACGGCGTCAACGACTCGCCCGCTCTGGCCATGGCTGACGTGGGCATCGCCATAGGAACCGGGACAGATGTGGCCATAGAGGCCGCAGATGTTGTGCTGATCAGG AATGACCTGCTGGATGTGGTCGGCAGTATTGACCTCTCGAAAAAGACCGTCAAGAGGATCAGGATCAACTTTGTCTTCGCTCTTATCTACAACCTGGTTGGAATTCCTATTGCTGCTG GGGTGTTCCTTCCCATCGGCCTGGTGTTACAGCCATGGATGGGCTCGGCTGCCATGGCGCTGTCATCCGTCTCTGTGGTTTTGTCCTCACTTCTACTCAAATG TTACACTAAACCCACTGCAGAGAAGCTGGAGGCCAGACTGGGTACCAGCAGGCGGCAGGGCAGCCTGTCTGACGTCAGCGTCCACATCGGCATGGGCGAGATGCGTCGCCCGTCCCCCAAACTCAGTCTGCTAGACCGCATCGTCAACTACAGCCGAGCGTCGATCAACTCGCTGCGCTCAGACAAGCATTCGCTCAACAGCTTCGTGCTCAGCGAGCCCGACAAACACTCACTACTGGTCGGGGAGGCTGCGAGCCATGAGGATGACTTGTGTTGA